The proteins below come from a single Stutzerimonas stutzeri RCH2 genomic window:
- a CDS encoding vWA domain-containing protein has translation MLLGLFNEMRAAKVPVSVRELLDLIDALKHRVVFADMDEFYFLARTVMVKDERHFDKFDRAFGAYFKGLENLDQHLEALIPEDWLRKEFERSLTDEERAQIQSLGGLDKLIEEFKKRLEEQKERHAGGNKWIGTGGTSPFGSGGYNPEGIRIGDAGKRQGKAVKVWDQREYKNLDDQVELGTRNIKIALRRLRKFARQGAADELDIDGTIDHTARDAGLLNIQMRPERRNAVKLLILFDIGGSMDAHVKVCEELFSACKTEFKHLEYFYFHNFIYESVWKNNFRRTSERTSTLDVLHKYGADYKVVFVGDAAMAPYEVTQPGGSVEHWNEEAGYVWMQRFMEKYKKLIWINPYPKDTWGYTSSTGIIRELVEDRMYPLTLSGLEEGMKFLAK, from the coding sequence ATGCTGCTTGGCCTGTTCAATGAGATGCGCGCCGCCAAGGTGCCGGTATCGGTACGCGAACTGCTGGATCTGATCGATGCACTCAAGCACCGTGTCGTGTTCGCCGACATGGATGAATTCTATTTCCTTGCGCGCACCGTGATGGTCAAGGACGAACGCCACTTCGACAAGTTCGACCGGGCCTTCGGCGCGTACTTCAAGGGCCTTGAGAATCTCGATCAGCATCTAGAAGCGCTGATTCCGGAAGACTGGTTGCGCAAGGAATTCGAGCGCAGCCTGACGGACGAGGAGCGCGCGCAAATCCAGTCTCTCGGCGGCCTGGACAAGCTGATCGAAGAATTCAAGAAGCGTCTCGAAGAGCAGAAGGAGCGCCACGCCGGCGGCAACAAGTGGATCGGCACCGGCGGCACCAGCCCGTTCGGCTCGGGCGGTTACAACCCAGAAGGCATCCGCATCGGCGATGCTGGCAAACGCCAGGGCAAGGCGGTCAAGGTCTGGGATCAGCGTGAATACAAGAACCTCGACGACCAGGTCGAGCTCGGCACGCGCAACATCAAGATCGCCCTGCGCCGCCTGCGCAAATTCGCCCGCCAGGGCGCGGCGGACGAACTGGATATCGACGGCACCATCGACCACACCGCCCGCGATGCGGGCCTGCTCAACATCCAGATGCGACCGGAGCGGCGCAATGCGGTGAAGCTGCTCATCCTGTTCGACATCGGCGGCTCGATGGACGCCCACGTGAAGGTCTGCGAAGAGCTGTTTTCAGCGTGCAAGACCGAGTTCAAGCACCTCGAATATTTCTACTTCCACAATTTCATCTACGAATCGGTATGGAAGAACAACTTCCGCCGCACCTCGGAGCGCACCTCGACGCTGGATGTGCTGCACAAGTACGGCGCGGACTACAAGGTGGTGTTCGTCGGCGACGCAGCGATGGCGCCGTACGAAGTCACCCAGCCGGGCGGAAGCGTCGAGCACTGGAACGAGGAAGCCGGCTACGTCTGGATGCAGCGCTTCATGGAGAAGTACAAGAAGCTCATCTGGATCAATCCCTACCCCAAGGACACCTGGGGCTACACCTCCTCCACCGGCATCATCCGCGAACTGGTAGAGGACCGAATGTATCCGTTGACGCTGAGCGGACTCGAGGAAGGGATGAAGTTTCTGGCCAAGTAA
- a CDS encoding class II glutamine amidotransferase, with the protein MCELLGMSANVPTDIVFSFTGLMQRGGKTGPHKDGWGIAFYEGRGLRLFQDPVASCESEVAKMVQRYLIKSEVVIGHIRHANVGKVSLVNTHPFVRELWGQHWCFAHNGQLSDFEPPKGIYRPVGDTDSERAFCDLLNRIRLDFPDRCAPESVLPVLLGACVEYRRKGVFNCLLSNGEWLFSFCSTKLAEITRRAPFGPAQLRDAELTVNFHAETTPDDVVTVLATEPLTNNEQWTLHEPGQWSLWRLGECIAQGKVTEC; encoded by the coding sequence ATGTGCGAGCTGCTTGGCATGAGCGCCAACGTTCCCACCGATATCGTTTTCAGCTTTACCGGCCTGATGCAGCGAGGCGGAAAGACCGGGCCACACAAGGACGGCTGGGGCATCGCCTTCTATGAGGGTCGCGGCCTGCGGCTATTCCAGGACCCGGTCGCCAGCTGCGAATCCGAAGTGGCGAAGATGGTGCAGCGCTACCTGATCAAGAGCGAGGTGGTGATCGGTCATATCCGTCATGCCAACGTCGGCAAGGTTTCCTTGGTCAATACGCATCCTTTCGTTCGTGAGCTATGGGGACAGCACTGGTGCTTTGCTCACAATGGCCAACTCTCGGATTTCGAGCCACCGAAAGGCATCTACCGTCCAGTTGGCGACACCGACAGCGAGCGCGCTTTCTGCGACCTGCTGAACCGGATCCGTCTGGATTTTCCTGACCGCTGCGCGCCGGAAAGCGTTTTGCCCGTATTGCTGGGCGCTTGCGTCGAGTACCGTCGCAAGGGTGTGTTCAATTGCCTGCTGAGCAATGGAGAGTGGCTGTTCAGCTTTTGCAGTACCAAGCTGGCGGAGATCACCCGACGTGCTCCATTCGGTCCGGCGCAACTTCGAGACGCCGAACTGACAGTGAATTTCCACGCCGAAACCACACCCGATGATGTTGTCACGGTGCTGGCTACCGAGCCGCTAACCAATAATGAACAATGGACATTGCATGAGCCCGGCCAATGGAGTTTGTGGCGGCTCGGCGAATGCATCGCCCAGGGGAAAGTGACCGAATGCTGA
- a CDS encoding GFA family protein, producing the protein MQTHTGSCLCGVVRYRIDAPINELTHCHCKMCRKAHGAAFATYASVPLEAFHIMSGKDQLGVYHSSDHVTRTFCIRCGSNLQFVDNREHELGVAAGTLDSPLPEPPQSHIYVDSKADWYEIRDGLPQHNGDSPR; encoded by the coding sequence ATGCAAACGCATACCGGTAGCTGCCTGTGTGGCGTCGTGCGCTATCGCATCGACGCCCCCATCAACGAGCTGACTCACTGCCACTGCAAGATGTGTCGCAAGGCCCATGGCGCAGCGTTCGCCACTTACGCGAGCGTGCCGCTGGAAGCCTTCCACATCATGTCGGGCAAGGACCAGCTGGGCGTCTACCACTCCTCCGATCACGTGACGCGCACCTTCTGCATCCGCTGCGGCTCGAATCTGCAGTTCGTCGACAACCGCGAACATGAGCTCGGGGTCGCCGCCGGCACCCTCGACTCACCGCTGCCAGAGCCGCCGCAATCGCATATCTACGTCGACTCCAAGGCCGACTGGTACGAGATTCGCGACGGCTTGCCCCAACACAACGGCGACAGCCCCCGCTGA
- a CDS encoding DUF6901 family protein encodes MAIEYRITLDDEHDFSYRIELDREYDKEVAAQAPKWTRLDHQRCSNCPLSRDDFSHCPAAVDLHRVIEDFQGLPAVQKALVWVRTPEREYTKQVGLDEGLRALLGVIMATSACPVLGRLKPMAKQHLPFASNHEFVLRAVSLYLARQYFNLREGRHADWELRGLVRSFQQLQLVNQAFWQRIHDTCHADSNLKAFLTFFSMASSLTYSLETQLQKIRPLVMSAGDGVEAI; translated from the coding sequence ATGGCAATCGAATACCGCATCACCCTGGATGATGAACACGACTTCAGTTACCGGATCGAACTGGATCGTGAATATGACAAGGAGGTCGCCGCGCAGGCGCCGAAATGGACTCGGCTCGATCATCAGCGCTGTTCGAACTGCCCGCTGAGCAGGGACGATTTCAGTCATTGCCCTGCCGCGGTTGATCTGCATCGGGTAATCGAGGACTTCCAGGGCCTACCGGCCGTACAAAAGGCCTTGGTATGGGTGCGCACGCCCGAGCGTGAATACACCAAACAGGTTGGCCTGGATGAGGGCTTGCGCGCGCTGCTCGGCGTAATCATGGCTACCAGCGCCTGCCCGGTGCTCGGACGGCTGAAGCCAATGGCCAAGCAGCATCTGCCGTTCGCCAGCAATCATGAGTTCGTTCTGCGCGCGGTATCGCTGTATCTGGCCCGGCAGTATTTCAATCTGCGCGAAGGCCGGCATGCCGACTGGGAACTGCGCGGACTGGTGCGTTCCTTTCAGCAGCTGCAACTGGTCAATCAGGCGTTCTGGCAGCGCATCCACGACACCTGTCACGCCGACTCCAATCTCAAGGCCTTTCTGACCTTCTTCTCGATGGCGTCCAGTCTGACCTATTCACTCGAGACCCAGCTGCAGAAGATCCGTCCGCTGGTCATGAGCGCGGGCGACGGCGTCGAAGCGATCTGA
- a CDS encoding DUF2937 family protein, whose protein sequence is MLRSYLRLTLFTFGLLVGVQVPGFIEAYAQHVEARRLEAQQGLQGFQETAQRFFNGDMQALVQHYRNSDDPVFQSDAQSVEQLVSRARMLEREWQAMQRPWYARAVHVLLGAERSLREQVWNSYRFQVLLAPEAIAWGLSCALLLAWLVESLLVAASLPFRSRARRYKGYR, encoded by the coding sequence ATGCTGAGAAGCTACCTGCGCCTGACCCTGTTCACCTTTGGCCTGTTGGTGGGTGTTCAGGTGCCTGGCTTTATCGAGGCATACGCCCAACATGTAGAGGCCCGGCGGTTGGAGGCTCAGCAGGGCTTGCAGGGCTTTCAGGAGACGGCGCAGCGCTTTTTCAATGGCGATATGCAGGCGTTGGTCCAGCACTACCGCAACAGTGACGACCCGGTTTTTCAGAGTGACGCGCAAAGCGTCGAGCAGCTGGTGAGCCGCGCGCGAATGCTGGAGCGTGAGTGGCAGGCAATGCAGCGGCCCTGGTATGCGCGCGCCGTACATGTACTTCTCGGCGCCGAGCGCAGCCTGCGTGAACAGGTATGGAACAGCTACCGCTTCCAAGTGCTGCTCGCCCCGGAAGCCATCGCCTGGGGGCTGAGCTGTGCGCTGCTACTGGCCTGGCTGGTGGAAAGCCTACTGGTTGCGGCAAGCCTCCCATTCAGATCACGAGCGCGCCGCTACAAGGGCTATCGCTGA
- a CDS encoding universal stress protein encodes MPYKHILVAIDLTEECHPVVARAQVLASTSGAKLSLVHIIEPMAMAFGGDVPMDLSMLQQQQFDQARGRMNGFADSYPGLAPENRHLAYGQPRQEVHRLAKEQGCDLIVVGSHGRHGLALLLGSTANDILHGAPCDVLAVRLKKAE; translated from the coding sequence ATGCCCTACAAACACATACTGGTCGCCATCGACCTGACCGAGGAATGCCACCCTGTCGTCGCCCGCGCGCAGGTGCTTGCCAGTACCTCAGGCGCCAAACTGAGCCTGGTGCATATCATCGAGCCAATGGCCATGGCCTTCGGCGGCGATGTGCCAATGGACCTGTCGATGCTGCAGCAACAGCAGTTCGACCAGGCCCGTGGCCGCATGAACGGCTTTGCCGACAGCTACCCGGGTCTGGCTCCGGAAAACCGTCACCTCGCCTACGGACAACCCCGCCAGGAAGTGCACCGCCTGGCAAAGGAACAGGGCTGCGACCTGATCGTGGTCGGCAGTCACGGTCGCCACGGGCTTGCCCTGCTGCTGGGCTCGACTGCCAACGACATCCTGCACGGCGCGCCTTGCGATGTGCTGGCGGTACGCTTGAAGAAAGCCGAATAG